The Infirmifilum lucidum DNA segment GCTTCTCGACGAGGATGTGCACCCAGCAGTGATCACTGAGGGATTCGAGAAAGCCCTCGTAGAGGCTACAAGGATAATAGACGAGGTTGCTGAGAAAGTTGACCCCCTCGACAGGAGCGTGCTCGAGAAGATTGCCCAAACAGCTCTTTCGAGTAAAGTAGTTGCGGAATTCAGGGAGTTCCTCTCGAAGATCATGGTAGACGCCGCTCTTCAAGTCGTAGAGAAGAGAGATGGGAGCTACAAGCTCAGCCTCGACGACATCAAGGTAGAGAAGAAGAAGGGCGAGAGCATAACCGAGACTATCCTAGTGAAAGGCATAGTGCTCGACAAGGAGGTTGTCCACCCCGCTATGCCCAAGAGGGTTGAGAAAGCGAAGATCGCCCTGCTAGACGCCCCACTGGAGATAGAGAAGCCAGAGTGGACTGCTAAAATAAACGTTACAACACCCGAACAGCTGAAGATGTTCCTGGATCAGGAGGCTGAAATACTCCGCAAGAAAGTGGAGAAGATTAAGGAGAGTGGTGCTAATGTTGTCTTCTGCCAGAAGGGTATTGACGACGTTGCCCAGTACTACTTGGCTAAGGCTGGTATTCTGGCTGTTAGGAGGGTGAAGAAGAGCGACATGGAGAAGCTCGCCAGGGCTACTGGCGCGAAGATACTGACTAGAGTCGAGGACGTCACGCCCGAGGCACTGGGCACGGCGGAGCTCGTGGAGGAGAGGAAAGTAGCAGACGAGAAGATGGTGTTCGTCGAGGGCTGCCCCAACCCCAAGAGCGTGACAATACTAGTGAGAGGCGGCGCTGAGCACATAGTTGACGAGGCCGAGAGAGCAATACACGACGGATTGAGCGTAATAAGAAATGTAATCCAGGAGCCAAAGATTGTAGCTGGAGGCGGCGCCGTCGAGATCGAGCTTGCAATGAGGCTAAGAGATTTCGCTAGGACGTTGCCAAGCAAGGAGCAACTTGCCGTAATGAAGTACGCGGAGGCTTTAGAGAACCTCGTTGCCATATTAGCGCAAAACTCGGG contains these protein-coding regions:
- the thsA gene encoding thermosome subunit alpha, with translation MAQPTAQIPVLILKEGTQRTTGRDARKANIYAARVIAEALASSLGPRGMDKLLVDSFGNATITGDGATILKEMEVQHPAAKMLVEVAKAQDDEVGDGTTSVVVLAGQLLSAAEELLDEDVHPAVITEGFEKALVEATRIIDEVAEKVDPLDRSVLEKIAQTALSSKVVAEFREFLSKIMVDAALQVVEKRDGSYKLSLDDIKVEKKKGESITETILVKGIVLDKEVVHPAMPKRVEKAKIALLDAPLEIEKPEWTAKINVTTPEQLKMFLDQEAEILRKKVEKIKESGANVVFCQKGIDDVAQYYLAKAGILAVRRVKKSDMEKLARATGAKILTRVEDVTPEALGTAELVEERKVADEKMVFVEGCPNPKSVTILVRGGAEHIVDEAERAIHDGLSVIRNVIQEPKIVAGGGAVEIELAMRLRDFARTLPSKEQLAVMKYAEALENLVAILAQNSGVEPIDILADLKRLHSKGEKWAGINAYTGKIEDMLKAGIIEPAIVKKQVLKSATEAAIMILRIDDIIAAQPPKGKEKGKEKGEKGESEFD